In a single window of the Coffea eugenioides isolate CCC68of chromosome 3, Ceug_1.0, whole genome shotgun sequence genome:
- the LOC113766584 gene encoding protein WALLS ARE THIN 1-like yields MTKGSSMTAMKEWFEGGRVAIAMLTVQVISGALQIMARIIFNQGTFVFAYLFYRHVVGAVCIAPLALHRERDGGKKLSWGIFLWLFVVALTGLTMALGLFCYGMSDTTATYATNFLTLVPVVTFLFSTILRMEKVQLRTKVGKMKILGTAICFGGALIMALYKGKAFYIIHRTQKHHRMLTKSKPQNWTLGTIFLIGSCLSNCFWFISQGTLATALSFCMISWAVAERGPTYPAMFTPLRLIFVAIGETLFLDEVLTVGGLLGMSLIIIGFYSFLWAKNKEIKAKTTNADAEVENMPDESATA; encoded by the exons ATGACGAAAGGAAGTAGCATGACGGCTATGAAGGAATGGTTTGAGGGTGGAAGAGTTGCCATTGCTATGCTAACGGTACAAGTCATTAGCGGCGCATTACAGATTATGGCCAGAATAATATTCAATCAAGGAACCTTTGTTTTTGCTTACTTGTTTTATCGGCATGTTGTGGGTGCAGTTTGCATCGCTCCTCTTGCTCTTCACCGGGAAAG AGACGGTGGTAAGAAGTTGAGCTGGGGCATTTTCTTGTGGCTCTTCGTGGTTGCACTAACCGG GTTGACCATGGCGCTGGGACTTTTCTGTTATGGCATGTCAGATACCACTGCGACATATGCGACAAACTTTCTTACGCTTGTTCCCGTGGTCACTTTTCTATTCTCAACAATTCTGAG AATGGAAAAGGTTCAGCTGCGTACCAAAGTTGGGAAAATGAAGATTTTGGGTACAGCAATATGTTTTGGCGGTGCACTAATCATGGCTTTGTACAAAGGCAAGGCCTTCTACATTATTCACCGCACCCAGAAGCACCATCGTATGCTAACAAAATCTAAGCCTCAAAACTGGACTCTTGGAACCATATTCCTAATTGGCAGCTGCTTGTCTAATTGTTTCTGGTTTATATCACAG GGAACTTTGGCCACAGCTCTATCCTTTTGCATGATTTCTTGGGCTGTAGCAGAACGAGGTCCTACTTATCCTGCGATGTTCACCCCACTCCGTCTCATCTTTGTGGCCATCGGAGAAACTCTGTTCCTGGACGAAGTATTAACAGTTGGGGg CTTGCTTGGTATGTCTCTCATCATCATCGGCTTCTATTCTTTCCTATGGGCAAAGAATAAGGAGATAAAAGCCAAGACGACAAACGCTGATGCTGAAGTAGAAAATATGCCCGATGAATCTGCAACTGCGTAG